In one window of Candidatus Polarisedimenticolia bacterium DNA:
- the pdxA gene encoding 4-hydroxythreonine-4-phosphate dehydrogenase PdxA, with protein sequence MPNPTLALTIGDPAGIGPEIAAKCLADLDVISSCRLVVVGDAEQLRRTAAHLRISLPQSLQVWDGRAALEGAGPFLMDLGEPPEAIPMGFPSAASGNAAMASIKKAVSLAWERKVAGIVTGPISKKALFEAGIGSTGHTEILARLTDSPQVGMMFVTPAFRVVVLSHHVSLRSALELVTRDRLAGLIHFAGTEYRRLFRDEPRIGVAGLNPHAGEDSLFGEEEEKEIVPAIEKCREEGLDVWGPYPADTLYLRAARKEFNLVVALYHDQATIPVKVAAFGKAAGLTLGLPFIRTTVDHGTAYDIAGRGTADPSSLNAAVALAVRLTSGS encoded by the coding sequence CGATCTCGACGTCATCTCTTCCTGCCGTCTGGTGGTGGTGGGCGACGCCGAGCAGCTGCGCCGCACCGCCGCGCACCTGCGCATCAGCCTGCCTCAGAGCCTGCAGGTCTGGGACGGGCGCGCCGCGCTCGAAGGGGCGGGGCCGTTCCTGATGGATCTCGGCGAGCCCCCGGAGGCGATTCCGATGGGCTTCCCCAGCGCCGCCTCGGGAAACGCCGCCATGGCCTCGATCAAGAAAGCCGTATCGCTGGCCTGGGAGCGCAAGGTGGCCGGCATCGTGACCGGGCCGATCAGCAAGAAGGCGCTGTTCGAGGCGGGGATCGGCTCGACCGGGCACACCGAGATTCTTGCGCGCCTCACCGACTCGCCCCAGGTGGGAATGATGTTCGTCACGCCCGCCTTCCGGGTGGTGGTCCTCAGCCACCACGTCTCGCTGCGCAGCGCTCTGGAGCTGGTGACGCGCGACCGGCTGGCGGGGCTGATCCACTTCGCGGGGACCGAGTACCGCCGTCTGTTCCGCGACGAGCCGCGCATCGGCGTCGCGGGGCTCAATCCCCATGCCGGCGAGGACTCGCTGTTCGGCGAGGAGGAAGAGAAGGAGATCGTACCGGCCATCGAGAAGTGCCGCGAGGAGGGACTCGATGTCTGGGGACCTTACCCCGCCGACACCTTGTACCTGCGGGCCGCGCGCAAGGAGTTCAACCTGGTGGTGGCGCTGTACCATGACCAGGCGACGATCCCGGTGAAAGTCGCGGCCTTCGGCAAGGCGGCGGGCCTGACGCTCGGACTCCCCTTCATCCGGACCACCGTCGACCACGGCACCGCCTACGACATCGCGGGGCGCGGCACCGCCGATCCCTCCAGCCTCAACGCCGCCGTGGCCCTCGCGGTGCGCCTCACTTCCGGCAGCTGA